One Prionailurus bengalensis isolate Pbe53 chromosome D3, Fcat_Pben_1.1_paternal_pri, whole genome shotgun sequence genomic region harbors:
- the HVCN1 gene encoding voltage-gated hydrogen channel 1 isoform X1 encodes MSKFLKHFTVVGDDYHAWNINYKKWENEEDEEDEEEQPPPTPASGEEGRAADPAAAPVPAPRPPLDFRTTLRKLFSSHRFQVIIICLVILDALLVLAELILDLKIIKADKNAVKVFHCMSIAILTFFMMEIFLKLYVFRLEFFHHKFEILDTIVVVISFILDIVLLFHEHQFEALGLLILLRLWRVARIINGIIISVKTRSERQLLRLKQMNIQLAAKIQHLEFSCSEKEQEIERLNKLLRQHGLLGEVN; translated from the exons ATGAGCAAGTTCTTGAAGCATTTCACTGTCGTTGGGGACGATTACCATGCCTGGAACATCAACTACAAGAAATGGGAGaatgaggaggatgaggaggacgaggaggaacAGCCGCCACCAACACCTGCCTCCGGTGAGGAGGGCAGAGCTGCCGACCCGGCTGCGGCCCCTGTCCCTGCGCCCAGGCCCCCCCTAGACTTCAGGACCACATTGAGGAAGCTGTTCAGCTCCCACAGGTTTCAG GTTATCATCATTTGCCTGGTCATTCTGGATGCCCTCCTGGTGCTCGCTGAGCTCATTCTGGACCTGAAGATCATCAAGGCTGACAAGAACGCCGTCAAG GTGTTTCACTGCATGAGCATTGCCATCTTGACCTTCTTTATGATggagatttttctaaaattatatgtcTTCCGCTTGGAGTTCTTCCACCACAAGTTTGAAATCCTGGACACCATCGTGGTGGTGATTTCCTTCATCCTTGACATTGTCCTCCTGTTCCATGAGCACCAGTTTGAGGCTCTTGGCCTACTGATTCTGCTCCGGCTGTGGCGGGTGGCCCGGATCATCAACG GAATAATTATCTCTGTTAAGACACGTTCAGAACGGCAACTATTGAGgttaaaacagatgaatatacaGTTGGCCGCCAAGATCCAACACCTTGAATTCAGCTGCTCTGAGAAG GAACAAGAAATTGAAAGACTTAACAAGCTCTTGAGACAGCACGGACTTCTTGGTGAGGTCAACTAG
- the HVCN1 gene encoding voltage-gated hydrogen channel 1 isoform X2: MATWDEKAGSRRAKVAPAERMSKFLKHFTVVGDDYHAWNINYKKWENEEDEEDEEEQPPPTPASGEEGRAADPAAAPVPAPRPPLDFRTTLRKLFSSHRFQVIIICLVILDALLVLAELILDLKIIKADKNAVKVFHCMSIAILTFFMMEIFLKLYVFRLEFFHHKFEILDTIVVVISFILDIVLLFHEHQFEALGLLILLRLWRVARIINGIIISVKTRSERQLLRLKQMNIQLAAKIQHLEFSCSEKEQEIERLNKLLRQHGLLGEVN; the protein is encoded by the exons GCTGGCTCCCGCAGGGCCAAAGTGGCTCCGGCAGAGAGGATGAGCAAGTTCTTGAAGCATTTCACTGTCGTTGGGGACGATTACCATGCCTGGAACATCAACTACAAGAAATGGGAGaatgaggaggatgaggaggacgaggaggaacAGCCGCCACCAACACCTGCCTCCGGTGAGGAGGGCAGAGCTGCCGACCCGGCTGCGGCCCCTGTCCCTGCGCCCAGGCCCCCCCTAGACTTCAGGACCACATTGAGGAAGCTGTTCAGCTCCCACAGGTTTCAG GTTATCATCATTTGCCTGGTCATTCTGGATGCCCTCCTGGTGCTCGCTGAGCTCATTCTGGACCTGAAGATCATCAAGGCTGACAAGAACGCCGTCAAG GTGTTTCACTGCATGAGCATTGCCATCTTGACCTTCTTTATGATggagatttttctaaaattatatgtcTTCCGCTTGGAGTTCTTCCACCACAAGTTTGAAATCCTGGACACCATCGTGGTGGTGATTTCCTTCATCCTTGACATTGTCCTCCTGTTCCATGAGCACCAGTTTGAGGCTCTTGGCCTACTGATTCTGCTCCGGCTGTGGCGGGTGGCCCGGATCATCAACG GAATAATTATCTCTGTTAAGACACGTTCAGAACGGCAACTATTGAGgttaaaacagatgaatatacaGTTGGCCGCCAAGATCCAACACCTTGAATTCAGCTGCTCTGAGAAG GAACAAGAAATTGAAAGACTTAACAAGCTCTTGAGACAGCACGGACTTCTTGGTGAGGTCAACTAG
- the TCTN1 gene encoding tectonic-1 isoform X3, producing the protein METSDGFSLNSESEISFTIQSDAPDTAKYEYGVRLQTSESFLRFPSPLTSSLCTDDNPAAFLVNQAVKCTRRINLAQCEEIEALGMAYYSSPKILRVPGLRTKAEIPITVQSILMESLNKTLARLEDTDVLNQTLVEAGDVKICTNVVLEVKYSLTYTDAGEITKADLSLLLGTVSSAMLPLEQKFEIRFIQQNTKPVPLSGNPGYVVGLPLAAGFQPQKGSGIIQTMNRYGQLTILRSTAEKDCLALEGIRTPVLFGYDMQSGCKLRLTKAITCQLAVQKVKSLLKGHGFPDYVAPFGNSRAQDVLDWVPIHFITQAPHMKDSCQLPVALVIEVKWTKYGSLLNPQAKIVNVTANLIASSFPETNSGNERTVLISTAVTFVDVSAPAEAGFRARPTINAKLPFNFFFPFV; encoded by the exons aTGGAAACATCTGATGGTTTTTCCTTGAATTCAGAATCAGAGATTTCTTTCACAATCCAGTCAGATGCTCCAGATACTGCAAAATATGAG TATGGGGTTCGTCTGCAGACTTCAGAGTCATTCTTGAGATTTCCCTCTCCCCTTACGTCATCTCTCTGCACTGATGATAACCCTGCAG CATTTCTGGTGAACCAAGCTGTTAAGTGCACCAGAAGGATAAATTTGGCACAGTGTGAAGAAATTGAAGCCCTGGGCATGGCTTATTACAGCAGCCCTAAAATTTTGAGG gTGCCTGGTTTGAGAACAAAGGCAGAG ATCCCTATCACTGTTCAGTCCATCCTCATGGAGTCTCTGAATAAAACGCTAGCCCGACTGGAGGACACAGATGTACTGAACCAGACTCTTGTTGAGGCTGGGGACGTTAAAATCTGCACTAACGTTGTTCTTGAG GTCAAGTACAGCCTCACATATACAGATGCAGGGGAAATAACCAAAGctgatctctctctccttctggggaCAGTGAGCAGTGCAATGCTTCCACTTGAGCAAAAGTTTGAAATTCGTTTCATTCAG cAAAATACAAAGCCGGTTCCTCTCAGTGGAAACCCTGGTTATGTTGTAGGGCTCCCATTAGCTGCTGGATTTCAGCCTCAGAAGGG ATCTGGGATTATTCAGACCATGAACAGATATGGACAACTTACTATTCTTCGAAGCACAGCGGAGAAAGACTGCTTAGCACTCGAGGGGATCCGGACCCCAGTGTTATTTGGTTATGATATGCAATCTGGCTGTAAGCTAAG ACTGACCAAAGCCATCACGTGTCAGCTCGCAGTGCAGAAAGTGAAGAGCCTCCTGAAGGGCCATGGCTTCCCGGATTATGTGGCCCCTTTTGGAAATTCCCGGGCCCAGGATGTGCTGGACTGGGTACCCATCCACTtcatcacccaggcgccccacatgaaG GATTCCTGCCAGCTCCCAGTGGCTTTGGTTATAGAAGTGAAGTGGACAAAGTATGGATCCTTACTGAACCCACAGGCTAAAATAGTTAATGTCACTGCAAATCTAATTGCATCCTCATTTCCTGAG ACCAACTCAGGAAATGAAAGAACGGTTCTTATTTCCACTGCGGTTACTTTTGTGGATGTGTCTGCACCTGCAGAGGCGGGCTTCAGGGCTCGGCCAACCATCAATGCCAAGCTGCCGTTtaatttcttcttcccctttgtttGA